The nucleotide sequence CGACATAAAACAGATTCAGGAAAAACGTCTCCATAATGTCGTCGGAGTGATGGCCGAGGGCAATTTTGGTACAGCCATGTTCAATCGCGGTGTTGTAGAGGATTCCCCTCCGCAGGCGTGAACACAACGAACAAGTTGTCTTTCCTTCAGGAATGAGGCGCTTGACGATGGAGTAGGTATCCTGTTCAACAATGACAAACGGAACGCCCAGTTGGGTCAGGTATTCAGGCAATACGTGTTCCGGAAATCCGGGCTGTTTCTGATCCAGGTTGACGGCGAGCAGGTCAAAGTGGATCGGCGCCTTTTTCTGAAAGTGGAGCAGCATATCCAGCATGGTGAAGCTGTCTTTGCCACCGCTCAAACAAACCATGATTTTGTCGCCATCCTGGATCATATGAAAATCTTTGATGGCTTCACCGACCCGGCGAAACATTGTCTTCTGTAATTTTTCGAGTTTGTCCATGTTCTAATAAGACCCAAAGTTGAAGAGAACTGATAAGGAGATGAGTGCGTCACTGATTGCAACCGAGAAAAGTAGCAATCCAGTGTTGTTTTATTCAAGCACTGAGTCCGGTTTTTCCTGGTCTGCCCGAAAAAATTCACTTCGAACCTGGTTCTTTCTCAAGAAAAACGCAATCAAGTATTTGGTTTTTCGCGTTTTTAGATTTATAAGTTAATATGGAAAAACATAATAATATCAGTCAGTAGTCAGTCGTTCGCCAAGTTTATTTGATTGATTTACTTGATTGGCTTCTATAGCTCTCCAGAAAAAGGTTCAAAGTATCGTCTTTAGACGAAAGGGTTTCATCGTTGGTCTCACTCGGGAAACCTCACTCCTGAAGGCGTTACTTCGGAACGGGAATCTTTTTCTGAAAGGCTATAATTTAATACCAGTTTGTAGTACTACAGCGAAGTCTTAATAAAAAACCGAGTTTTGAGCCCAGGAACTGGGCGGCAGGCATGTAGCCCAGGGTGCAAACCCTGGGAAAACGTTGCTTCCTCACCCGCTGACCCGCATCCGGTGGTGGCGCGTCCAAAGCGACGCTGACCACCGGCTAACCTGGCTCCATCCCTTCGGGATGAGGACCAACAACCACTTCGACCCTTAACCGGCATTACTGACTACTGACT is from Acidobacteriota bacterium and encodes:
- the ttcA gene encoding tRNA 2-thiocytidine(32) synthetase TtcA gives rise to the protein MDKLEKLQKTMFRRVGEAIKDFHMIQDGDKIMVCLSGGKDSFTMLDMLLHFQKKAPIHFDLLAVNLDQKQPGFPEHVLPEYLTQLGVPFVIVEQDTYSIVKRLIPEGKTTCSLCSRLRRGILYNTAIEHGCTKIALGHHSDDIMETFFLNLFYVGTLKAMPPILRSDDGRNTIIRPMAYCLEKKIAEYARERDFPIIPCDLCGSQENLKRKKVKNILKQLENEIPRVKNSILAGFGRIQPSHMLDKTLYDFKNFEFLTGDVEAELDDALGFNHNEHEMLHIDPDRLSISLPVL